GACTGATGCAAGAATGCTTGCTTTGCATCCCcgtccatgtccaatttcacccccattgtatTTTCACTTCATTCTTTCACTAAGTAGTAGTTTATGCCTTAACATATGATCATCAAATGTCATTATTTCCCTGATGCTTTTGTGCCTTCCTTTTCATGCTGTTTCTGACATCTCTTTATTTCCCTTGTGATTGCATTTATTTCCTACTCTTACCCTCTTCCTTTGTTCCATTCCACCCCATTTGTACTTACATTATCCTTATTCACAATCTTAGTGTTATCAACCTCCAGAACTCAAAAGAGAAGAGAtggggattttaaaaaaagtgacgTTCCCAGTTAACAAAAAAATGTCAGAGAAAAAGAATGAaaagaacaaacttacatttatatagtgcttttcatatcCTTAAAGtggttcacaaccaatgaagtaattttgaagtgttgtcattattgtaatgtaggtaaacgtggcagccacagcaaggccccacaaacagcaatgagataaatgaccagataatctgtttttgtggtgttgaatgagggataaatgttggccaggacacgaaaGATAattcccctgatcttctttgaatcATTGTACCATGATCTTTGACATCCACTTGAAAGGGCAAATGGGGCTTCAGTTCAACAttgcatctgaaaggcagcacctcctacTGTGTAGCAcaaaagtgtcagcctaaattatgtgctcatatctctggagtggggctgcaacccacaactttctgaatcagaggtgagtgctaccactgaaccaaggctaagaaaataaaatttaaatattataataagCAAATAAATGTATTTCATTTCTGTCTTTGCAGAGAAAATATTGTAAGAATTCAAAGGCATTGAAGTAAAATTCAGTCAAGTGTGCATATTCCTTGTCATATTCATTTTTAGAACAACCTGCATcaaataaaatttttattttgGACATGGACACATGTCATATATATTTGTCCTGTTTGGTATATGTCATCAGGaaaagggttttagaaatcatagGATTAGTGGAGGAATACTTCGTACAACAAACAGGTCAAAATAGCAGACTGAGGAATGTCATCAACAAGCATCCATCCAAGAATATCACCATAATAGAGCAATGTAATATGAATGAATCAGCATCCATTTATTAATATTGCCAAGTATAATTTCTGCCTTTACATGTTCTTAGGGTGGTAGGTTGGTCATTGCATGAAGGGTCACATTTCACTGAATTCCAAATCTCGATTCAGATGTTGTGGAGAAATTCTGAATGAATTGAaaacaaaaaaattgaaaaggctTTATCTGCAGGAGATACAAATGTTTACAGCCGCCAAGATGATAGTGTTTAACtggatttttttattcattctgaaAGCCAAAAATATGTTGTAGCAGATTTTCTACTAAATGCACAGGATTTTTACTAACTTGAATCATTTCTATATTTTTTCCTAAAACTTTTTATTGCAAGTCGTTTAAAGAATTTTTATGAATGCTGCGAACTTTTCAACTTCTTTCTTTTGCATACTTATTTTTTGGAATTAGAAATAGGGAGGTCTGGAAAATGAGGTTTTGTCAAAGTCAAGGAAATTTAGTTATAAGATTTATGATCACAAGATCGAAACCAATTTAAACCAATGGGACTTGTCTTTTTTAAGTAACAAGGTGTGCAAAATAAATTCATTTAGTTTTCAAAGCAAAATTGATGAACATCATCATTCCCAGGtaactgaataaatcaaattctatTTTGATTTCACGAGATTTTAACCAATGTTTTGGGAATCAGATTACTAAATTCACTGTACTTTTCCACCGCAGCTGCAAATCAAGAGTCCTTGGGCTGTTCCCAAATGACTGAGACTCGATATTTTTGAGTAACCTGGATTGGTGCCCATACGCTTGAGGCGTTCCTCGACCAGTGCGCacggcagggactggagtgcacagTCGACAAGAAAAATAAAAGTATGATTTAATTTGGTTCTTTTAATTGACCTGTCGGAATAACATGGGCAGCCCAATGTCATCAGAAAAAGGGGACACGTTCACAActtacaaacccccccctcctcctcttccttctcttaAGGAGCTTAAATAAAAAGTAACCTGGATTGCTGTGCGTGCAAAGCAACAAAGTTCTGAGAACTACAAAGCCCTCAACACACAGCGAGCCACCCACAAAATGATGATGCGTGGTGAGCTCCAACGCGGATGTTGGTGACGTTCacggctggttttggagtgtgcgCGGATCGCGCGCCGTTTCCAGTAGAAAGGAGCTCGCGGCAGCGCCGAGATTCCACGTTATTTGTGaagcacaaaggaaaataaagGGCCGCTCGGGCTCGCTGTgagatttgaaaagaaaaataaacgATGCCGCGTGTTTACGTCGGGAGGCTGAGTTACCAAGTCCGTGAGAAGGACCTGGAGAGGTTTTTCAAGGGTTACGGAAAGCTGCTGGAGGTGGATCTAAAAAATGGGTGAGAGATGCAAGcccgggagagaggagggggggggggggctgcggcgATGGTGGTGGCCGACCGGCCCCGgccttcacttcacttcacttcactctcGGTATCGatatgatcccccccccccccagtctgtggctAACCAGATCTGACATGGGTCAGCCGGGAATCCCGGACTCCTTTATTTCGCTGCTGTGAGTGAAGGGTGGGTGGGGAAAGAGAGTTGCCGCGTGGATGAGCGGTATTGGGGAGAAAATGGCGGCAGCAGGTTGAGTGCTTGTGGGGTCAACAGCTGTGGGTGTCTGGGGCACGAAGGGGCAGGTCAAGCCCGGGTTTTTTTTGTGCCGTCCAGCCGTGTCGATGCGTAAAACTTAGCATTTCCCACCGTTGGTCGTTGCATTGCTTTGGTTTCGAAGTGTTTGCACAATGAAATTGCACTGTTAATATTTACGAGGAAATATAACATGCATTGCCCGATCAGCGTTTAATTTGTTGCTATTTTGTAAGGAAATGTGCAGCAGCATATTTGACCTAGACTTGGTGATAGCTAGCACTTTTCCATATTAATGCAATGGCCAATTGTTGCATCCATTTCATGTATAAAGGTATATGATTTCCACGTGGAGGTTGGGACCGACCCGGATAATAATCGATTCCATCATTGActgaacatttttatttacattcCGGTCTGTTATCCAGGTTATTTTGCAAATAGTGAATTTGAACCGTCACAAAACAGCCACCATGTAGTAAATGACCAGTGCACCTCGTTACCGTCATTGTAAAACCTGAGGTCCTGGAAGTGGTTGGACAGAACCGCAGTGATCTCAAATTTACTATTTAATTCGAGATCCATATCGTTCCAAACCTTGAATTGGAGCGTGTGCATAATGAGGGATTTCGATGAAGTGAATAGGGAAAATTGTTTTCATTAGTTTGACTCTAATTAAAGGGCATATATTTAAGATCGCCAAAAGAACAAGGGAAAGCAGGGAGAAATAGATCTGTGGTGTTCGGATATAAAATGTCCTACCAGAAACGGCGGGGGAGGCAGAACCCataatggcttttaaaagggcaatggatatttggaaaaaaaataacgggtatggggaaagggaaatATGGCATTAATATGGAAAAGTGCTAGCTCAGGTTAAATTTCGGTCAAATATGTTGCTGCACATTTCCTTACAAAATAGcaacaaattaaactcttgataGGACAATGCATGTTATATTTCCTCGTAAATATTATCAGTGCAATTTCATTGTGCATTAACAAATGCAAGCACTTCGAAACCAAAGCAACGCAACTACCAACGGTGGGAAATGGGAACAAGTGATTATCTTTCAGAGAGCTTACACAAGTGTGATGGGATAAATGGCTTCTTCTGTGCTATGAATTCAATGATTCTAAATTGGGAAAATTGCTTTAAATGTTAAAAAATTTGCAGTTTGCAACTTTCTTTTTAGTATTTTAGACTAAGTCAGCTGACTGTTCAGAGGCTTTTTAAGTCACACTCCAACACAGCTTCATTTGTGTAACATTAACCCTCACCGAAtgtaaataaaataaactgaagtcACTCTTGCCCTTTCATCTTTCCTCATTCATTTTCCTTTGTTTTGAGTCCCATTTAAATTTACTAACCTTTCTCCCACCTGCAGAAAGCCATTTAAGTGTCAGATTTAGTCCATTTTTGGGGTCAAAGGAATTGCTGATGGATAGCGCTCGATCAGAAGTACCTGGATGTAAGATGTTGGTCATATGAACCATGCACAGATGTTCTGCATTGTTTTAATTGCAAAATTAATTCACTCCCTTCAGATATGGATTTGTTGAGTTTGAAGATTCGCGTGATGCTGATGATGCAGTTTATGAACTGAATGGGAAAGAGCTTTGTGGCGAGCGTATAATTGTGGAGCATGCAAGAGGACCACGTCGTGATGGGAGCTATGGCGGTGGTGGTTATGGTGGTGGTGGTCGCAGTGagtggtttaatatctcattcaatATATCTTATGTTTAATTTTTGAAtttgcttttaaaaaatttataacggtgtttttattatttaaattgtGTAACAATGAAAGTGTTCATCCAAACCTTGTTAACGAGACCTTGATCTTTTAATTGAAAGAATCCAATGAGGCTAAGATGTCTGCCCGTTCCGATTGACCTTGGCTTTACCTTACAATATGTAGCCTTTGGCGTTTGGCTGACCTAATGGAAGCCATGACGACAGCTGCCTTTGCCATTAGACCCTGGGTGATGAGGATGCCAAGGGTTAGACATATCTGGTTAATCTGAACTAGGTGCCTGTTACCATATGTGTGTTATACCAAACTTCTAAAATCTGCTAGAATGTAAGTACATAATGTAATATTTAGTTTTAATATTTGGCAAAATATATGCAGACATGCATGGTCACATAATTGTAGCATTTAGTATAAATACAAAATATGTGTGAAATTGTAATGATTAACAATGAGTTTACTTAATATTCTGATCTATTTTCATTCTTATTCAAAATATTACAGATTTGTCATAATTTGAGTACTTACTGACTTTGTTAAACTTCTTAAGGCAGTGGTGGTTATGGATATCGAAGAAATGGGAGAGAGAAATATGGACCACCTGTCCGAACGGAGTTCAGACTCATCGTTGAAAATCTTTCAAGTCGTTGCAGCTGGCAAGATCTAAAAGTAGGTATTGGACGTATAGTTGATTTTCCAGATAATATTGGAAATTGAAGTTCCATTGTTCTCTGACCGTGGCTTTTTATTTCCGTCTTGAAGGATTTCATGAGACAAGCAGGAGAAGTGACCTATGCAGATGCTCATAAGCAGCGTATGAATGAAGGTGTTATTGAATTCAGGTCTTACTCTGATATGAAACGGGCTTTGGACAAGCTGGATGGCAGTGAAATCAACGCGAGAAAGATTCGTTTGGTGGAAGACCGACCACGCAATAGACGCTCTTCCTCTGCCAGTCGGTCACGGTGAGAGCTCATTTCAGTGCAGGCTTGCTAAGAAATATTTACTTGATGATAAATATCTTCCTATAAAGTTGCACGTGTTGTAACGTTGTTTGCACTTAGTTTGCTGCATATTGATTTTACAAGTGTATTCCGAGAAGACTGGTGGCTAATTTACTTATAAGAATCGGGCTTTAAAATCTTAGTGACTTTGCGTACAGCAACGCCACCTATATAGTGTGTTACTGTAGAACATCCAAAGGGACTTCTCAAGAAGATCAGACACTGGGAGTTgagtgtaaaaacagaaaatgctggaaatagacaGTATCTCAGATACATCTATAAGAGGAAAAGGAAAGTAAATTTGAGTTTTGCGTTCTGAAGAAGGATTTTACCCAAAACGATAACTTTTCTCTatggatgctgactgacctgtttttCTAATATTTagtttttttatttccagcatttgcagttttcttttTTCCTAAAGCTGAGGAAGGTTGgtggaagaggtaggttttgagggggCTTTAGGAGGTGGTGAGAAATGTAGCAAGTAAATGGGTTTAGAAAAGAAGCTCCAGAAGTTAGGGATATGATGGCTGAAAGCTTTGCAACTGATAGATAGATGGGACACACTGGACTGAACCAACTGAAATGCACTACtggaggaagcagcagaggtacaTTCTGAACAGCCATATTGAGGGGAGGGTGGGTTAAGGGTGATAGATGTGCAGGAAAGTGGTGCATAGAATGTAGATGGTAGGGATTAGGAGTTTATTTAAGATGCAGTTCAAAAGGCTGGTGAAAGGAAAGTTGGAGGATTTTGGAATTGATAAAGACGTGTGTGATATAGCTGTACAGGTGGGGGTCATATTCTCGACAGCATAGCTCTCGGTCACTGGAGCACGAAAGCTTCCCCATCACATCAAGGTTCAGTCCTTGGGGAAGGAATCGGTGAAAGGGCAGTGCAATGAAGCTGGACCATACAACTAAATCTTCTCTGCTGTTTTCTTGAATCATTGGAATACAATGTTGCAGCCATGCAAGATAGCATTATTGATTTGACATGGCTGTCTTGGTGCTTTGGGTAGGACAGAGACAAGATTGAAGGGATGTGAACATGGACTGGTTGAAAGAAAAAAGGAGCATGCATCTATATGGTgccttgcacaacctcaggatgttgtcATCTagagaaacatagcagccaatttgcacacactattccagaaacagcaatgagacaaatgaccagataatctgcttcggtgatgttagttgagggatatatattggactctctttttcgaatagtgccatcttttacatctacctcagaaggcagacagggtctcagtttaacgtcttgtcTAAAAGGCGGGGCCTGCAACAGTGCAGCCGTCTtagttgcactgaagtgtcaacctagattatgtgtttatcttgccgaaaccctcatccatgccattgttactcgaccaaagctctcctggccggcttcccatcttccaccttccataaacacgagctcatccaagactctgctaactctcaccaagtcctgttcacccatcacccccatgcttgttgacctacgttggctcctgatCTGGGAACGTCTCTggttttaaaatttgcatccttgttttcaaatccctctagggcctcgcccctcctccagctctacaaccctccaagatcaatgtgctcctccaattcttgcctcttgcacatcccagattttaatcgctccaccattggcggctgtgctttcagctgcctagaccctaagttaTGGAATTTCCCCCTTAAACCTctccaaaggctatgggccccgacaacatcccggctgtagtgctgaagacttgtgctccagaactagccgctcctctagccaaactgttccagtacagctacaacactggcatctacccgacaatgtggaaaattgtccaagtatgtctgtccacaagaagcaggacaaatccaatccggtcaattaccgtcccatcagtccaatctcaatcatcagcaaagtgatggaaggtatcgtcgacagtgctatcaagcggcacttactcatcaataacctgctcaccgatgcttggtttgggttctgccaggaccgctctgctccagacctcattacagccttggtccaaacatggacaattgtaaacaattttacaacaccaagttatagtccagcaattttattttaaattcacaagctttcggagacttcctccttcctcaggtaaaggaaggaggaagtctctgaggaaggaggaagtctccgaaagcttgtgaatttaaaataaaattgctggactataacttggtgttgtaaaattgtttacaattgtcaaccccagtccatcaccggcatctccacatcatgccaaacatggacgaaagagctgaattccagaagtgaggtgacatcaaggcagcatttgaccgagtgtggcaccaaggagccctagtaaaattgaagtcaatgggaatcatggggaaaactctccagtggctggagtcatacctagcacaaaggaagatggtagtggttgttggaggccaatcctcttagccccaggacattgctgcaggagttcctcagagcagtgtcctcgacccaaccatcttcagctgcttcatcaatgaccttccctccatcagaaggtcagaaatggggatgtttgctgatcattgcacagtgttcagttccgttctcAACCCTTCAGATAACACAGCGTCCCTGCCCGCATGcggcaagaactggacaacatccaggcttgggctgataagtggcaagtaacattcgtgccaggcaatgaccatctctaacgagtctaaccacctccctgtgacattcaacggcattaccatcgccaaatcccccaccatcaacatccttgggggtcactattgaccagaaacttaactggaccagccacatataaatactgtggctacaagagtgggtcagaggctgggtaactcacctcctgactccccaaactatctacaaggcatgagtcaggagtgtgatggaatactctccacttgcctggttgagtgcagctccaacagcactcaagctcgacaccatccaggacaaagcagcctgcttgattggcaccccattcactcccttcaccaccggcgcaccgtggctgcagtgtgtaccatccacaggatgcactgcagcaacttgctatgTTTGCTGCACCCAAATGTATTCTCTTGACTTCGACATTGAGGCTAATGGTGGTGCTCTCCTCCAGCTATGATCAGCTAACTTGACATAGTGCATGGATTAAACTTGGGTCTGCATGGTCTCTATGTCTTAACAGCACATTGAACTGCTATATCTTTATTTGAGTAATGTTTAAACTGATTGGGTACCATAAAGATGGTAATGACGGtgactttcttttttttaaaaaacgtagtCAATTAGAAAATGTGATTTACTGAGAAAGgtatatatttcaaaataaaatgattGTCAAAAATCACTCTCCCGTTATTGGGAGTAGCCATATTGCTTTCAGGTAATATTTTAATTCACAGATCTAGGTCTCGAGGTCGACGTCATTCTCGTAGTAGAAGCCGTAGGAGCAGCCGAAGCAGATCTGGCAGCGCCTCAAAGAGCAGGTCACGTTCTCGGTAAGTAAGTTATTGAATGACTTTGTGTATGCTAAGTGGTGTTGGAGAGCACATTTTACTGGTTGTGGCATGGCATATGTTAGATCTGTTGAGCTCTTAACATGATCCAATCTTGCACAAATTGTTCTTTTGATAGTGGCTTTTGATACAAAATGGTAAAATTGAATTGCAGCTTATTACTGAAGGTATGTAATAATGTCATAGTTAATTCTTGAAAAATCTCCACGCTTACACTAATGTGCATAGGCATTATAAAAGCAGAATATCTAGGCAGTCCAATATAATGGAGCGTTGTACATTTGGAGCACTTTAGAGATAAAGGGGCCACGAGTGGAATTCTGGTAGATCCAGTATGGGTGTGTCACATGTGGCCCTGAACTTTGGCAATCTGGCTATTAAAATCCAACCAACACtcgtttgctttttttatttgttaGTTTGCCCCTTTTGAATTTTGTGGACTTTTTTTTAGCACTGTTGTTTCGTTGATGGATAAATCCTAATCAGTACAACAGCTTCTGTCTATATCCATAACATGGGGTATAAATGTTCATTTGCATTTTATGTGGCCCATGGTTGTATGGTAGGCACCATATTGTCCAAAAGCAACACCTGCATTGTGGCATTGAATTTTATTTGTGTGAACACTCCATTTttgagttttttttgggggggtgtggTGGTGTAGGTTATGCTttaggtttttttttacaaatgtctGTTCTCAATTTGTCAGCAGTCTAGGAGAGTGGGTGTGTCAAAACACATTGCCTTGATAGTGGCTCAAGGATTAATGTCTTTGAACAATTGGACTGTGTTCATGCTTAATGTATCTATTATATTTATATTTGAATTAAGAGATCCAGGCATCCTTTGTGAAGTTGCTGTTTCATATCTGAACTTTCCGGAAAAAGGTTACTTAATTTCA
The window above is part of the Heptranchias perlo isolate sHepPer1 chromosome 19, sHepPer1.hap1, whole genome shotgun sequence genome. Proteins encoded here:
- the LOC137335196 gene encoding serine/arginine-rich splicing factor 6-like — protein: MPRVYVGRLSYQVREKDLERFFKGYGKLLEVDLKNGYGFVEFEDSRDADDAVYELNGKELCGERIIVEHARGPRRDGSYGGGGYGGGGRSSGGYGYRRNGREKYGPPVRTEFRLIVENLSSRCSWQDLKDFMRQAGEVTYADAHKQRMNEGVIEFRSYSDMKRALDKLDGSEINARKIRLVEDRPRNRRSSSASRSRSRSRGRRHSRSRSRRSSRSRSGSASKSRSRSRSRSKDRSRSKSKSPERKSRSRSNSKVKSDPGSRSRSPSKSKSELNNKSHSRSKSPQVNGKGDAKSMSRSRSKSRSRSREVSLPTSPVKSKPKSENVSPSNSHSRSVSRSRSRSVSRSRSGSKD